A region from the Criblamydia sequanensis CRIB-18 genome encodes:
- a CDS encoding BTB/POZ domain-containing protein: MQFTTKATPFFCIQNIFDLCKRDFKVGSSSRVSVLVKAISLQASTHFIETDPIVLTKLSNLIIKKWRKNLFEVDKTVLLNAIRQFQLYHVFLNGKPSETVIIHCKEGNIAFNKNLLCLYTDYFNNMFTTSMKEKEKNENQEHHVDFTKHYKQETLVLFKDWLYVGKCPCTHDFDSIESLIDFLKFSHLIGFEEGFKKSKQFLDRFILSTCFTSEKQYEIALNLLFEIIPIDPAFIDYFFHVYEGYIGMPLHHQLIPKTHYASIPIEKFYSLNSIFPELDPKPMPLSESLGKFKYEEGDWSVFDQKPSPGRACRWLRFVNEDKNSLLGVIEFCGRIDNGLHFILRPNQGVSIRQFPAIQKYLVENGLDEEPFDYGYAYVAEINKVRKIFELLKVNQMIPMDYLSFMQKIIDSEKANTFEKFIKSDPIEQELKEEFNTYYPPFELLKSLVRGLRIQKDSEIDYIVNLMFIDAESFSNIEYLFYNKHLSVSIREVLKLALEHVPNKKNWSINPYN; this comes from the coding sequence ATGCAATTTACAACAAAAGCAACTCCTTTTTTTTGCATTCAAAATATTTTTGATCTCTGCAAAAGAGATTTTAAAGTGGGCTCCTCTTCTAGAGTTTCTGTACTAGTTAAAGCTATTTCCCTACAAGCTTCAACTCATTTTATAGAAACCGATCCTATAGTTTTAACAAAGTTATCTAATCTAATTATAAAAAAATGGCGTAAAAATCTTTTTGAGGTCGACAAAACTGTTCTTTTAAATGCGATTAGACAATTTCAACTTTACCATGTTTTCCTGAATGGAAAACCAAGTGAAACTGTTATCATTCATTGTAAAGAGGGTAATATAGCTTTTAATAAAAATCTTCTCTGTCTCTATACAGATTATTTTAACAACATGTTTACAACTTCAATGAAAGAAAAGGAAAAAAACGAGAATCAGGAGCATCATGTAGATTTCACTAAGCACTATAAACAAGAAACTTTAGTGCTTTTTAAAGACTGGCTCTATGTAGGTAAATGTCCATGCACACATGATTTTGACTCCATTGAGTCTCTAATTGACTTTTTGAAATTTTCACATCTTATCGGTTTTGAAGAAGGGTTTAAAAAATCAAAACAATTTTTAGATCGTTTTATTTTGTCTACTTGCTTTACTAGCGAAAAGCAATATGAAATAGCCCTTAATCTACTTTTCGAGATCATTCCAATAGACCCTGCATTTATCGATTATTTTTTTCATGTTTACGAAGGTTATATAGGCATGCCCTTACACCATCAGCTTATTCCTAAAACCCATTATGCGAGTATACCAATCGAAAAATTCTACTCCTTAAATAGTATCTTTCCTGAATTAGATCCGAAACCGATGCCTCTTTCTGAAAGTCTTGGAAAATTTAAATATGAAGAAGGGGATTGGTCTGTTTTTGACCAAAAACCATCCCCTGGAAGGGCATGTCGATGGCTTAGGTTTGTAAATGAGGATAAAAATTCGCTGCTTGGGGTAATTGAATTTTGCGGCCGTATAGATAATGGCCTTCATTTTATACTAAGGCCCAATCAAGGGGTTTCAATACGTCAATTTCCTGCAATTCAAAAATACCTTGTTGAGAACGGACTTGACGAGGAGCCTTTTGATTATGGTTATGCATATGTAGCTGAAATAAATAAGGTAAGGAAAATTTTTGAATTATTGAAAGTGAATCAAATGATTCCTATGGACTATCTATCTTTTATGCAAAAAATTATCGATTCCGAAAAAGCAAACACTTTTGAAAAATTTATTAAATCAGATCCTATTGAACAGGAATTAAAGGAGGAATTCAATACTTATTATCCTCCTTTTGAATTGTTAAAATCACTTGTGCGGGGGTTAAGAATACAAAAGGATAGCGAAATTGATTATATAGTCAACCTTATGTTTATTGATGCTGAAAGCTTTTCAAACATTGAATATCTTTTCTACAACAAACATTTATCTGTCAGCATAAGGGAAGTCTTAAAACTCGCTCTAGAGCATGTCCCCAACAAAAAAAACTGGTCGATTAATCCTTATAATTGA
- a CDS encoding glycosyltransferase family 2 protein, translated as MISNFIEYLILPYFVLINFIYLTLAIYSIYAIFSQKKEIEANNLGILLKDEELPSLSIIVPAYNESSSIVFCVQTLLNLAYRKKNLIVVNDGSTDDTFEILRQYFRLMRIHMPHQTIIETKPILGYYKSLTYPNLTVVNKKNGKKADAINAGINVSNSDFAIIIDADTLIDSKEMNRMIRYLITHPDVEAAGASVRVANNCKVKLNGITEVHLSDNSIAAFQTVEYLRAFLIGRAGWDLVGGALIISGAFTFINLEKLKELGGYDTKTLGEDMELILRYKKFQLENHLSPYTAFLSQPVSWTEVPEDLKTLSKQRMRWQLGLMQVLWKHREVFFNPNYGVLGMFIFPFFVFGEMLSPFVELLGYIFIIISLFEPWAWMYGLLFLGLSFGITTLVNLHAIALEQLAFHKYTSAKDILRLIGYAFLENFGYRQMILWWRLKATKRLLFKQTAWDVVNKTGFQRRDKKKSS; from the coding sequence ATGATAAGTAATTTTATTGAATATTTAATACTTCCTTACTTTGTCCTTATAAATTTTATTTACCTTACGCTCGCTATCTATTCAATCTATGCCATTTTCAGTCAAAAAAAAGAAATCGAAGCAAACAACTTAGGTATTTTACTTAAAGATGAAGAGCTTCCCTCGTTAAGCATTATTGTTCCCGCTTATAATGAAAGCTCGAGCATTGTATTCTGCGTTCAAACGCTTTTGAATTTAGCTTATAGAAAGAAAAATTTGATCGTTGTCAATGACGGCTCAACGGATGACACGTTTGAAATTTTAAGACAATATTTTAGGTTGATGAGGATTCACATGCCCCATCAAACCATCATCGAAACAAAACCCATTCTAGGCTATTACAAAAGCCTAACTTATCCGAATTTGACCGTCGTTAATAAAAAAAATGGAAAAAAAGCAGATGCCATTAATGCCGGAATTAACGTTAGCAATAGTGATTTTGCAATTATTATCGATGCCGATACTCTCATTGACAGCAAAGAGATGAACCGAATGATCCGCTATCTTATTACTCATCCTGATGTTGAAGCGGCAGGAGCGAGTGTAAGAGTGGCCAATAATTGCAAAGTGAAGTTAAACGGCATCACAGAAGTGCATCTATCTGATAATAGCATCGCCGCTTTTCAAACCGTTGAATATTTAAGAGCTTTTCTCATAGGAAGGGCCGGCTGGGATTTAGTTGGAGGGGCTCTTATTATTTCCGGAGCATTTACATTTATTAATTTGGAGAAATTAAAAGAACTAGGGGGGTATGACACCAAAACCCTCGGTGAGGACATGGAACTCATTCTTCGCTATAAGAAATTTCAATTAGAAAATCATTTATCACCTTATACCGCTTTTTTATCCCAACCCGTCTCTTGGACAGAAGTGCCGGAAGACCTTAAAACTTTATCAAAACAAAGAATGCGCTGGCAGCTTGGGTTAATGCAAGTTCTTTGGAAACATCGAGAAGTCTTTTTTAACCCAAATTACGGGGTTCTTGGCATGTTTATTTTCCCCTTTTTTGTCTTTGGAGAAATGCTGTCTCCTTTTGTTGAGCTTCTCGGCTACATTTTTATTATTATTAGCTTATTTGAACCTTGGGCATGGATGTATGGCCTTCTCTTTTTGGGGCTTTCTTTTGGCATCACGACTCTAGTTAATTTGCATGCGATAGCGCTTGAGCAATTAGCTTTTCATAAATACACTTCCGCAAAGGACATTCTAAGATTGATCGGGTACGCTTTTTTAGAAAATTTTGGATATCGGCAAATGATTCTTTGGTGGCGTCTCAAAGCTACTAAACGGCTTCTATTTAAACAAACGGCTTGGGACGTTGTAAATAAGACGGGTTTTCAAAGAAGAGATAAGAAGAAGTCTAGTTAA